From the Candidatus Hydrogenedentota bacterium genome, one window contains:
- a CDS encoding SDR family NAD(P)-dependent oxidoreductase: MPLTPLKGKVAVVTGGSRGIGKHIARALHAAGANVAITGREMRTLEAGAREIGARCRPCVCDQRNPDAIRILAEAVVRDLGAPDILVNNAGVFQGGNVVDMPLEVWNGVIATNLTGVFLTTQAFLPGMIERKRGDIFIIGSMSGKKGDPGCSAYAASKFGLQGFSQSLLYEVRKHNIRVMVLNPSSVDTGEDTGPKEGPGLYLHAADIAATVVHLASLPGRSLFRDMDIWGTNP; encoded by the coding sequence ATGCCGCTGACACCCTTGAAAGGAAAGGTCGCGGTTGTTACCGGCGGCAGCCGCGGCATCGGCAAGCACATCGCGCGGGCGCTGCACGCGGCGGGCGCGAACGTGGCGATTACTGGCCGTGAAATGCGCACGTTGGAGGCCGGCGCGCGCGAGATCGGCGCGCGGTGCCGGCCCTGCGTGTGCGACCAGCGGAACCCCGATGCCATCCGTATCCTGGCCGAAGCCGTCGTGCGCGACTTGGGCGCGCCGGACATCCTGGTGAACAATGCGGGCGTGTTCCAGGGCGGCAACGTCGTGGATATGCCGCTTGAAGTCTGGAACGGCGTGATCGCCACGAACCTCACCGGCGTATTCCTCACGACGCAGGCGTTTCTGCCGGGAATGATTGAAAGAAAGCGCGGCGATATCTTCATTATCGGTTCCATGAGCGGCAAGAAGGGCGATCCCGGCTGCAGCGCCTACGCCGCGAGCAAATTCGGGCTCCAGGGTTTCTCCCAGTCGCTCCTCTACGAAGTGCGCAAGCACAACATCCGCGTCATGGTGCTCAATCCGAGCAGCGTCGACACGGGCGAAGACACGGGGCCTAAAGAAGGGCCGGGACTGTACCTCCACGCGGCGGACATCGCCGCGACCGTCGTGCATCTGGCGAGTCTTCCCGGACGCAGCCTGTTCCGCGACATGGACATCTGGGGCACGAACCCGTAA